One segment of Halococcus salsus DNA contains the following:
- the tatA gene encoding twin-arginine translocase TatA/TatE family subunit, giving the protein MVGLSLLQIPGIPGGPEVLIVLVIIVLLFGANKIPELAGALGQARGEFDKGRNEVEDELEEMQTSNVDADSGAAGDSTDAASQDNDVDYDPPEVNERNTEVESNQ; this is encoded by the coding sequence ATGGTTGGACTATCGCTGCTCCAGATCCCCGGTATCCCGGGTGGACCGGAGGTGTTGATCGTTCTCGTGATCATCGTCCTCCTGTTCGGTGCGAACAAGATCCCAGAACTCGCCGGCGCGCTTGGACAGGCCCGTGGTGAGTTCGACAAGGGCCGAAACGAAGTCGAGGACGAACTCGAGGAGATGCAGACCAGTAACGTCGACGCCGACTCGGGTGCGGCCGGCGACTCGACCGACGCCGCCTCGCAGGACAACGACGTCGATTACGACCCACCCGAGGTCAACGAGCGCAACACCGAAGTCGAGAGCAACCAGTAA
- a CDS encoding HD domain-containing protein, translating into MSDDADPGANGRVYDPEADHAFPDERLNRVLDVIESDEEIQAYLDAQNVNPVARKRYNDHGSQHISIVRNRALCLYDLLKAGNVAFNGAADQGLDEADESVIIALAATLHDIGHVVHRTDHPYYSIPLAADLLDRLLPEFEWYDVGERVRMKGEVLHAIVAHDTSETPLTLEAGIVRVSDALDMEHGRSRRPYEEGGRGINTVSSQAIRKVSLQKGDGVPVLVEIEMTDAAGVYQVDTLLKSKLDASGLEDDVRIVAVTTRDPEERLVERVEL; encoded by the coding sequence ATGAGTGACGACGCGGATCCCGGCGCGAACGGCCGGGTCTACGACCCCGAGGCCGACCACGCCTTCCCCGACGAACGCCTGAATCGGGTGCTCGACGTCATCGAATCCGACGAGGAGATCCAAGCCTACCTCGACGCCCAGAACGTCAACCCGGTGGCGAGAAAGCGCTACAACGACCACGGTTCCCAGCACATCTCGATCGTCAGGAACCGCGCGCTCTGTCTCTACGACCTCCTCAAGGCCGGCAACGTGGCCTTCAACGGTGCGGCCGACCAAGGACTCGACGAGGCCGACGAGTCCGTCATCATCGCGCTCGCCGCCACGCTCCACGACATCGGCCACGTCGTCCACCGGACCGACCACCCCTACTACTCGATCCCGCTCGCCGCCGACCTCCTCGACCGCCTCCTCCCCGAGTTCGAGTGGTACGACGTCGGCGAGCGCGTCCGGATGAAGGGCGAGGTGCTCCACGCCATCGTCGCCCACGACACCAGCGAGACGCCGCTGACGCTCGAAGCCGGGATCGTGCGGGTCTCGGACGCCCTCGACATGGAACACGGCCGGTCGCGACGCCCCTACGAGGAGGGTGGCCGCGGCATCAACACCGTTTCCAGCCAGGCCATCCGGAAGGTCTCGCTCCAGAAAGGCGACGGTGTTCCCGTTCTGGTCGAGATCGAGATGACCGACGCCGCCGGCGTCTACCAGGTCGACACCCTCCTGAAGTCCAAACTCGACGCGTCGGGGCTCGAGGACGACGTCCGTATCGTCGCGGTCACCACCCGCGACCCGGAGGAACGCCTCGTCGAGCGCGTCGAGCTCTAA
- a CDS encoding tyrosine--tRNA ligase produces the protein MNDAERADLVRRNTAEVVTDDELDELLGDDPTVYIGYAPTGEMHIGHFTTIRKLADFLQAGLEVKVLIADLHAHLDDEKSPFDLLDARATYYREAIEAMVEAAGADPEEIEFSQGRDFELDPDYSLDLLRTAADTTISRVQRAGSEVVRQSDNPKLGGLIYPLMQTLDIEALDADIAYGGIDQRGIYMLSRELFADRGETPPVCVFAPLLSGLAGGKMSASDASSKVNLSDDSSTVAEKLQGAYCPQGEVTGNGVLEYLEYLVFPVLDERGESFVVERPAEYGGDLTYETYDDLEADFVSEELHPQDLKNAAAEAISSVIAPVRERFEAEPELLANAYPDEHGN, from the coding sequence ATGAACGACGCCGAGCGCGCGGACCTCGTACGGCGCAACACCGCCGAGGTCGTCACCGACGACGAACTCGACGAACTCCTGGGCGACGATCCGACCGTGTACATCGGCTACGCGCCCACCGGCGAGATGCACATCGGCCACTTCACCACGATCCGAAAGCTCGCCGACTTCCTGCAGGCGGGGCTCGAGGTCAAGGTCCTGATCGCGGACCTCCACGCCCACCTCGACGACGAGAAGAGCCCGTTCGACCTGCTCGACGCGCGCGCGACCTACTACCGCGAGGCCATCGAGGCGATGGTCGAGGCGGCGGGGGCCGACCCCGAGGAGATCGAGTTCTCGCAGGGCCGCGACTTCGAACTCGACCCCGACTACTCGCTCGACCTGCTCAGAACCGCCGCCGACACCACAATCTCCCGCGTCCAGCGCGCCGGCAGCGAGGTCGTCCGCCAGTCGGACAACCCCAAACTCGGTGGCTTGATCTACCCACTGATGCAGACCCTCGACATCGAGGCGCTCGACGCCGACATCGCGTACGGGGGGATCGACCAGCGTGGGATCTACATGCTGAGCCGCGAGCTGTTCGCCGACCGCGGCGAGACCCCTCCTGTGTGCGTGTTCGCGCCGCTGCTCTCGGGGCTCGCGGGCGGGAAGATGAGTGCCTCCGACGCGAGTTCGAAGGTGAACCTCTCCGACGATTCCAGCACTGTGGCCGAGAAGCTTCAGGGTGCCTACTGCCCGCAGGGCGAGGTCACGGGCAACGGCGTGCTCGAATACCTCGAGTACCTCGTCTTCCCGGTGCTCGACGAGCGTGGCGAGTCGTTCGTCGTCGAACGACCCGCGGAGTACGGCGGCGACCTGACCTACGAGACGTACGACGACCTCGAAGCCGACTTCGTGAGCGAGGAGCTCCACCCACAGGACCTCAAGAACGCCGCCGCGGAAGCCATCTCGTCGGTGATCGCGCCGGTACGTGAGCGGTTCGAGGCGGAGCCGGAGCTGCTCGCGAACGCGTACCCGGACGAACACGGCAACTGA
- a CDS encoding redoxin domain-containing protein has product MLSENDTAPEFTAPLANGDVGERFTLTDRLDEAPLVLAFIPGAFSSVCTGEMNTFQERRDGFEDAGATVYGVSVDSPFALNAFREAEGLDFDFISDPNHEVVEAYDATMGFEDLGIDEVAQRAVFVVDGERTVAYAWTSENPGVEPDYDAIEDAVRDA; this is encoded by the coding sequence ATGCTTTCCGAGAACGACACGGCCCCCGAGTTCACCGCCCCACTCGCGAACGGCGACGTCGGCGAGCGGTTTACGCTCACCGACCGCCTCGACGAGGCTCCGCTGGTGCTCGCGTTCATCCCCGGCGCGTTCTCGTCGGTCTGTACCGGCGAGATGAACACCTTCCAGGAACGACGCGACGGCTTCGAGGACGCGGGCGCGACGGTCTACGGTGTGAGCGTCGACTCACCGTTCGCGCTCAACGCCTTCCGCGAGGCGGAAGGGCTCGACTTCGACTTCATCAGCGACCCGAACCACGAGGTCGTCGAGGCCTACGACGCCACGATGGGCTTCGAGGACCTCGGGATCGACGAAGTAGCCCAGCGCGCGGTGTTCGTCGTCGACGGCGAGCGGACGGTGGCCTACGCGTGGACGAGCGAGAACCCGGGCGTCGAGCCGGACTACGACGCGATCGAGGACGCCGTGCGCGACGCGTAG